ATGCGATGCGGCCACCCATCCGCGTGCAGGATCGGCAGCTCGCGCCTCCGTCAGTCGCAGCGAAACGGGCACCGTCATGGCCGGGCCCTTACCGCAGCCGCCGCGCCGCATAAACCCGCCCATGCCGGCGTCGTCGATGCTGATAGGGCGGTGGGGACCGGATCGGGACCGGCCAGACGCCGCACCGGATCAGCGCGCGTTGAGGCCGATGCTCGCGAGAATCATCGCCGCGACCAGCGCGCCCAGTTGCAGCGCGCGCCAGTCGACCCAGCCGATCCGGTCCAAATCCGCGCGCCGCCGCCGTCCGCGCTCGGCAAAGGCGGCGGCGACCGCGACGATCAGGCTGGCGCCCGCGCCCCAGAATGCCGCCGGCATCGCGCTGCGCGCCGATCGTCAGCCGAGCTTCTCGACCTTGTCCTTCAGCCGCGACAATTCGGCGCGCAGCGCGGCGATCTCGTCGTCCTTGGCGCCGCCGGCCGCGGGGGCCGGGCTTGGCGTCGGGGTCGCGGCCGGCGTCGCAGGCTTGAACGCGGCGGCCGCTGCCTCGAACATCGCCAGGTTGCGCTTGGCGATCTCGGCGAAGGGCGATCCCGCGAACGCGCCCTCGACCGCGGACTTGAACTGTTCCTGGTTGCGGCGGAAACTGTCCATCGACGCTTCCAGATAACCCGGCACCATCGCCTGCATCGAATCGCCGTACATCGCGATCAGTTGGCGCAGGAAGCTGACCGGCAGCATCGTCTGCCCCCGGCTTTCCTCTTCCATGATGATCTGGGTCAGGACATTGTGCGTGATGTCCTCGTCCGTCTTGGCGTCGACGACCTTGAAGTCGCGGCCCTCGCGCGTCATCGTCGCCAGATGGTCGAGCGTGATGTAGGATGACGTCTCGGTATTGTAGAGGCGCCGGTTGGCGTATTTCTTGATGATGACCGTGCCGTCGGCCCTGTTCTGTTTCTTCATACGGCTCCCCTGTCCGTGAGTTGGGGCGATGATAGACCTGTGTTTTCTGCGCCGCAACACGGACCGCGCCCGTTGCCGCTGTTCCTGGCGATGGTGGAGGCGGAGACCCGGGGCGATCCCGATCGCCGCAGCGCAGCGCTCGCGGGGCTCGCCGCCTATCAGGCCGCGCCCCGCGCCGCGCCGCCGCCGCCCCGCCCCGCGGTCGCGCACATCGGCCGCACGGCCTTGCGCGATCACGGCGGGTCGGGGCGGCCGGTCGTCCTCGTCCCCTCGCTGATCAACCCGCCCGACATCCTCGACCTCGGCGACGCCTCGCTCGCCGCGTTCCTGGTCGCGCAGGGGCATCGCGTGCTGTCGGTCGACTGGGGGACACCCGGCGCCGCAGACCGCGAAGCCGGGCTTGCCGCGCATGTCGAGCGGCTGCTCGTGCCGCTGCTCGCGACGCTGGACGCGCCGCCGGTGCTGGTCGGCTATTGCCTCGGCGGGACGCTCGCGCTCGCCGCCGCTTGCGCCTGCCCCGTCGCCGGCCTCGCGACGATCGCCGCGCCGTGGCACCATCGCGGCTATGGCGAGGAGGCGCGCGGCGCGATGCTCGACCTGTGGGAGACCGCGCGGCCGACCGCGGCGGCGCTCGGCATGCTGCCGATGGAGGCGTTGCAGAGCGGTTTCTGGCGGCTGGACCCAGCGCGCACCGTCGACAAATATGTGCGCTTCGGCCGGCTCGCCCCGGACAGCGCCGCGACGCGCGCGTTTGTCCGGCTGGAGGATTGGGCCAATGCGGGGGCGCCGTTGCCCTTTGCCTTCGCCGCCGGGCTGTTCGAGGATTTCGTCGCGCAGGATACGCCGGGGCGCGGCCTGTGGCAGGTCGCCGGTGCGCCCGCGACGCCCGACCGGCTGCGCTGCCCCGCGGTCGAGTTCGTCTCCACCACCGACCGCATCGTGCCCGCCGCGACCGCCGCCCGCCTTGCCGACCGGCGCGAGCTGGCGCTCGGCCATGTCGGGATGATCGTCGGCGGCCGCGCGCGCACCGCCTTGTGGCAGCCACTCGCGGACTGGATCGCCACCCTGCCACCCGCTAAGGCGCGCGCGTAAAGGAGATCGCCATGACCGAGATCGTCATCACCGCCGCCAAGCGTACCCCCGTCGGC
This portion of the Sphingomonas sp. FARSPH genome encodes:
- the phaR gene encoding polyhydroxyalkanoate synthesis repressor PhaR, which encodes MKKQNRADGTVIIKKYANRRLYNTETSSYITLDHLATMTREGRDFKVVDAKTDEDITHNVLTQIIMEEESRGQTMLPVSFLRQLIAMYGDSMQAMVPGYLEASMDSFRRNQEQFKSAVEGAFAGSPFAEIAKRNLAMFEAAAAAFKPATPAATPTPSPAPAAGGAKDDEIAALRAELSRLKDKVEKLG
- a CDS encoding alpha/beta fold hydrolase; amino-acid sequence: MPLFLAMVEAETRGDPDRRSAALAGLAAYQAAPRAAPPPPRPAVAHIGRTALRDHGGSGRPVVLVPSLINPPDILDLGDASLAAFLVAQGHRVLSVDWGTPGAADREAGLAAHVERLLVPLLATLDAPPVLVGYCLGGTLALAAACACPVAGLATIAAPWHHRGYGEEARGAMLDLWETARPTAAALGMLPMEALQSGFWRLDPARTVDKYVRFGRLAPDSAATRAFVRLEDWANAGAPLPFAFAAGLFEDFVAQDTPGRGLWQVAGAPATPDRLRCPAVEFVSTTDRIVPAATAARLADRRELALGHVGMIVGGRARTALWQPLADWIATLPPAKARA